One genomic segment of Mesoterricola silvestris includes these proteins:
- the cheB gene encoding chemotaxis-specific protein-glutamate methyltransferase CheB — MPSPKLRILIVDDTAVYRRILTEVVESLQFACEITACPSGRLALQRLDQAPADLVLLDVEMPDMGGIETLRLLRARHPGTGVIMISGTTSAAAAYTVEALALGAMEFVQKPEGVDADASRAELRDILRPLVRHVQTRANLRFPVPSAPAPAPPRGAAALPAPQPLPPPPPRRHAPGPGRFEVLGIGVSTGGPNALGELIPALPANLSVPVLVVQHMPPLFTASLAEHLNRTSRLPVHEAVEGEPVVPGRVYIAPGGRHMVLRRGRDGDQAIIGLNENPPENSCRPSVDVLFRSMAAHYGGHILAVVMTGMGSDGCEGVRAMKRAGCHCLTQSEDTCVVYGMPLAVDEAGLSDERVPLPLLAHRIASLLGPGRTP, encoded by the coding sequence ATGCCCTCTCCCAAGCTCAGGATCCTCATCGTGGACGATACGGCGGTCTACCGCCGGATCCTCACGGAGGTCGTCGAGTCCCTCCAGTTCGCCTGCGAGATCACCGCCTGCCCCAGCGGGAGGCTGGCCCTCCAGCGCCTGGACCAGGCGCCGGCGGACCTGGTGCTCCTGGACGTTGAGATGCCCGACATGGGCGGCATCGAGACGCTGCGCCTCCTGCGGGCGCGCCACCCCGGAACGGGGGTGATCATGATCAGCGGCACCACCTCCGCCGCCGCGGCCTACACCGTGGAGGCGCTGGCCCTGGGAGCCATGGAATTCGTGCAGAAGCCCGAGGGGGTGGACGCCGACGCCAGCCGGGCCGAACTGCGGGACATCCTTCGCCCGCTGGTCCGTCACGTCCAGACCCGCGCCAACCTGCGCTTTCCCGTTCCTTCGGCGCCCGCCCCGGCCCCGCCGCGGGGCGCCGCGGCCCTGCCCGCGCCCCAGCCCCTTCCGCCGCCTCCCCCCCGCCGGCACGCCCCCGGACCCGGGCGCTTCGAGGTGCTGGGCATCGGCGTCTCCACCGGCGGCCCCAACGCCCTGGGTGAACTCATCCCGGCCCTTCCCGCCAACCTGTCCGTGCCCGTGCTCGTCGTGCAGCACATGCCCCCCCTGTTCACCGCCTCCCTGGCCGAGCACCTCAACCGCACCTCCCGTCTTCCCGTCCACGAGGCCGTGGAGGGCGAGCCGGTGGTCCCGGGCCGGGTCTACATCGCCCCCGGCGGCAGGCACATGGTATTGCGCCGGGGACGGGACGGGGACCAGGCCATCATCGGCCTGAACGAGAACCCGCCGGAAAACAGCTGCCGCCCTTCGGTGGACGTGCTCTTCCGGTCCATGGCCGCGCACTACGGAGGCCATATCCTGGCCGTCGTCATGACGGGCATGGGAAGCGACGGCTGCGAGGGGGTGCGCGCCATGAAGCGCGCGGGTTGCCACTGCCTCACCCAGTCCGAGGACACCTGCGTGGTGTACGGCATGCCCCTGGCGGTGGACGAGGCGGGGCTCTCGGACGAGCGGGTCCCCCTGCCCCTCCTGGCCCACCGCATCGCGAGCCTCCTGGGGCCGGGGAGGACCCCGTGA
- a CDS encoding HAMP domain-containing methyl-accepting chemotaxis protein encodes MQFLDNIKMGPKLISAFLVTAAIAVVIGIFGVTRLNAIQAADTKLYEKMLIPVGQLGDADQLNQRLRVNMRDAVISGDVERFERRYDEIVALAAAQENEYDKAILTDAGRAAFEKYKAIKKTSLESNKNVFALLRAGKKAQATDLIYGANYRNVQDLNKVSEELSKLKLKIAKDTADENTSLARSATQAMITLMAVGFLLAIGLGVVIARSITRPMALGVDMMNEMAKGHLKTRLRMARRDEIGELAQAMDGFTDNLQGMVGGLGEIAKGDLNREWTPTDAQDEINPALRTVRANLLALVEDAAMLNKAAMDGKLATRADATRHQGDFRRVVQGVNDTLDGVINPINEVQRVMGAMEQGDLTARITADYKGDLQNLRNAVNNTATRLAQALTEISGASNTLASSADELTATSATMAGSAEQMTLQANTAAAGTEQASANVKNMAAGVEEMSANANTVASASEQVSANLRTVGAAVEQMSSNMKTIAASTEQMTSSVNTVATAIEEMSVSLNEVSKNSGQAATVAGKASRSAASTAETVNKLGRSAQEIGKVVDMIKGIAAQTNLLALNATIEAASAGEAGKGFAVVANEVKELAKQTAGATEEIRAQVEDMQGNTQQAVRAIDDIVQIIGEINAISANIAASVEEQTATTNEISKNVGYAARGASEVARNVQQAATGTNEVSRNVQEAVKGVTDISRNINQLAQGAGDVARNAGEASKGMNDVSRNVALVSTAARETTRGAGDTNNAAKELARLAEKLQQNVSRFRL; translated from the coding sequence ATGCAATTCCTCGACAACATCAAGATGGGACCCAAGCTCATCTCCGCCTTCCTGGTCACGGCCGCCATCGCCGTGGTCATCGGCATCTTCGGGGTCACGCGGCTCAACGCCATCCAGGCCGCGGACACCAAGCTGTACGAGAAGATGCTCATCCCCGTCGGCCAGCTGGGCGACGCGGATCAGCTCAACCAGCGCCTGCGCGTGAACATGCGCGACGCGGTCATTTCCGGCGACGTGGAGCGCTTCGAGCGCCGCTACGACGAGATCGTGGCCCTGGCCGCCGCCCAGGAGAACGAGTACGACAAGGCCATCCTCACGGATGCCGGCCGGGCCGCCTTCGAGAAGTACAAAGCCATCAAGAAGACGTCCCTCGAATCGAACAAGAATGTCTTCGCGCTCCTCCGGGCCGGCAAGAAGGCCCAGGCCACGGACCTGATCTACGGGGCCAACTACCGGAACGTGCAGGACCTGAACAAGGTCTCCGAGGAACTGAGCAAGCTCAAGCTCAAGATCGCCAAGGACACCGCGGACGAGAACACGTCCCTCGCCAGGTCGGCCACCCAGGCCATGATCACCCTCATGGCCGTGGGCTTCCTCCTGGCCATCGGCCTCGGCGTCGTCATCGCCCGGTCCATCACGCGCCCCATGGCCCTGGGGGTGGACATGATGAACGAGATGGCCAAGGGGCACCTGAAGACGCGTCTGCGCATGGCGCGCCGGGACGAGATCGGCGAACTGGCCCAGGCCATGGACGGGTTCACGGACAACCTCCAGGGCATGGTCGGAGGCCTCGGGGAGATCGCCAAGGGCGACCTGAACCGCGAATGGACGCCCACCGACGCCCAGGACGAGATCAATCCGGCGCTGCGCACCGTGCGCGCGAACCTCCTCGCGCTGGTGGAGGACGCGGCCATGCTCAACAAGGCCGCCATGGACGGCAAGCTCGCCACCCGCGCCGACGCCACCCGCCACCAGGGCGATTTCCGCCGCGTGGTGCAGGGCGTCAACGACACCCTGGACGGCGTCATCAACCCCATCAACGAGGTGCAGCGGGTCATGGGCGCCATGGAGCAGGGCGACCTCACCGCGCGCATCACCGCCGACTACAAGGGCGACCTCCAGAACCTGCGCAACGCCGTGAACAACACCGCCACCCGCCTGGCCCAGGCGCTCACGGAGATCAGCGGCGCCTCCAACACCCTGGCCTCCAGCGCCGACGAGCTCACGGCGACCTCGGCCACCATGGCCGGCAGCGCGGAGCAGATGACGTTGCAGGCCAACACCGCCGCCGCCGGCACGGAGCAGGCGTCGGCCAACGTGAAGAACATGGCCGCCGGCGTGGAGGAGATGAGCGCCAACGCCAACACCGTGGCCTCGGCCTCCGAGCAGGTTTCGGCCAACCTGCGCACCGTGGGCGCCGCGGTGGAGCAGATGTCCTCCAACATGAAGACCATCGCCGCCTCCACGGAGCAGATGACGAGTTCGGTGAACACCGTGGCCACGGCCATCGAGGAGATGAGCGTGAGCCTCAACGAGGTCTCCAAGAACTCGGGCCAGGCCGCCACCGTGGCCGGCAAGGCCTCCCGCAGCGCCGCCAGCACCGCCGAGACCGTCAACAAGCTGGGCCGCAGCGCCCAGGAGATCGGCAAGGTGGTGGACATGATCAAGGGCATCGCCGCCCAGACCAACCTGCTGGCCCTGAACGCGACCATCGAGGCCGCGAGCGCGGGCGAGGCCGGCAAGGGCTTCGCCGTGGTGGCCAACGAGGTGAAGGAGCTCGCCAAGCAGACCGCGGGCGCCACCGAGGAGATCCGGGCCCAGGTGGAGGACATGCAGGGCAACACCCAGCAGGCCGTGAGGGCCATCGACGACATCGTCCAGATCATCGGCGAGATCAACGCCATCTCGGCCAATATCGCCGCGTCGGTGGAGGAGCAGACCGCCACCACCAACGAGATCTCCAAGAACGTGGGCTACGCCGCCCGGGGCGCCTCGGAGGTGGCCCGCAACGTGCAGCAGGCCGCCACCGGCACCAACGAGGTCAGCCGCAACGTCCAGGAGGCCGTCAAGGGCGTCACCGACATCTCCCGCAACATCAACCAGCTGGCCCAGGGCGCCGGGGACGTGGCCCGGAACGCCGGCGAAGCCTCCAAGGGCATGAACGACGTCTCCCGCAACGTGGCCCTGGTGAGCACCGCCGCCCGGGAGACCACCCGGGGCGCCGGCGACACCAACAACGCCGCCAAGGAACTGGCGCGCCTGGCGGAGAAGCTGCAGCAGAACGTCTCGCGGTTCAGGCTCTAG
- a CDS encoding chemotaxis protein CheA: MVSLADESIIADFVAESREHLGSIEPDLLAMEDLGAQVSQEVINRVFRAIHSLKGGAGFFAFEALKRLSHAMESVLMLVRDGKLHPTPDLMDTLFTGVDRLRAMLDDIHASDNVPCTAELAALDAILGGQGVNLSETVKGREKGSKRDFDLDAEGVRSALRRGMNLYHAIAYLHHDIKDQGLAPLAFLNNALSVGTCLDAFIDVEAIADLEHCLEQDLPVTLLFASVLEPELAALALRLPADQVKVLEVKALKESLKAKAKAAKPAEAPPAPAEAPAEAGPGERSEPRGPSAKEGGHETLRVRVDLLTNLMNLAGELVLGRNQLVRAIAEYRGEIPGLGAILQNVNQVTTEMQEGIMQTRMQPIGTVFSRFPRIIRDMSRQLGKQIEVRIEGAEVELDKSIVEMLVDPLTHIIRNCADHAIELPAERKKARKAPTGTIHLHAFHEGGQINIAVRDDGRGIDSRKVLDKAVAKGLVTKAQAAEMTEREIVHLVFAPGFSTAETVSDISGRGVGMDVVRTNVEKLGGHVEVETEVGLGTTVRLRLPLTLAIIPSMIVGVADHRFAIPQVNVVEFVWVKASEVTARIEQVQGALVLRLRDKLLPLVRLADVLGIPRVFSDPGTGERLPDRRDAIADRRGAGSQEDARDRDRRSDWRSDHNIIVLRVGKNQYGVIVDELFDIEEIVVKPLSTFIQGTKCFSGATILGDGRVIMILDAGGLSSAAQLHFSDLQAEELRRAEEERRSAALKASRRRSVILFEGARGERFAVPQDHVLRLERIVRSRIEFIGEREYIEYRGEGLPLLRLDRHLEVRPLDRNLEELFLVIPKVPGQDSTARPPAGILISEILDALDVEVELKQVEFQGPGLLGSAVVQDHLTLFLDPVNLLRAAGLMGGDAA, encoded by the coding sequence ATGGTCAGCCTGGCGGATGAAAGCATCATCGCCGATTTCGTGGCGGAAAGCCGGGAGCACCTGGGGTCCATCGAACCCGACCTCCTGGCCATGGAGGACCTGGGCGCCCAGGTGTCCCAGGAGGTCATCAACCGGGTGTTCCGGGCCATCCACAGCCTCAAGGGCGGCGCGGGGTTCTTCGCCTTCGAGGCCCTCAAGCGCCTGAGCCACGCCATGGAGAGCGTGCTGATGCTGGTGCGGGACGGCAAGCTCCATCCCACGCCGGACCTCATGGACACCCTGTTCACGGGGGTGGACCGCCTGCGGGCCATGCTCGACGACATCCACGCCAGCGACAACGTGCCCTGCACCGCGGAACTCGCGGCCCTGGACGCCATCCTCGGCGGCCAGGGCGTGAATCTCTCCGAGACGGTCAAGGGCCGGGAGAAGGGCTCCAAGCGCGACTTCGACCTGGACGCCGAGGGCGTGCGCTCCGCCCTGCGCCGGGGCATGAACCTGTACCATGCCATCGCCTACCTGCACCACGACATCAAGGACCAGGGCCTGGCCCCCCTGGCCTTCCTCAACAACGCCCTGTCGGTGGGCACCTGCCTGGACGCATTCATCGACGTGGAGGCCATCGCGGACCTGGAGCACTGCCTGGAGCAGGACCTGCCCGTGACCCTCCTCTTCGCCAGCGTGCTCGAGCCCGAACTGGCGGCCCTTGCCCTCCGGCTCCCCGCGGACCAGGTCAAGGTGCTGGAGGTGAAGGCCCTCAAGGAATCCCTCAAGGCCAAGGCCAAGGCCGCCAAGCCCGCCGAAGCCCCCCCGGCCCCCGCGGAGGCGCCGGCCGAAGCCGGCCCCGGGGAGAGGTCCGAGCCCCGGGGACCCTCCGCCAAGGAAGGCGGCCACGAGACCCTGCGGGTGCGGGTGGACCTGCTCACGAACCTCATGAACCTCGCCGGCGAGCTGGTGCTGGGGCGCAACCAGCTGGTGAGGGCCATCGCGGAGTACCGGGGCGAGATCCCGGGCCTGGGGGCGATCCTCCAGAACGTGAACCAGGTGACCACCGAGATGCAGGAAGGCATCATGCAGACCCGCATGCAGCCCATCGGCACGGTCTTCAGCCGCTTCCCCCGCATCATCCGGGACATGAGCCGGCAGCTGGGCAAGCAGATCGAAGTGCGCATCGAAGGCGCCGAGGTGGAGCTGGACAAGTCCATCGTCGAGATGCTCGTGGACCCCCTCACCCACATCATCCGCAACTGCGCCGACCACGCCATCGAGCTTCCGGCGGAACGCAAGAAGGCCCGGAAGGCCCCCACCGGGACCATCCACCTCCACGCCTTCCACGAGGGGGGCCAGATCAACATCGCCGTGCGCGACGACGGGCGGGGCATCGATTCCAGGAAGGTGCTGGACAAGGCCGTGGCCAAGGGCCTGGTCACCAAGGCCCAGGCGGCGGAGATGACCGAACGCGAGATCGTGCACCTGGTGTTCGCCCCGGGCTTCTCCACCGCCGAGACCGTCTCGGACATCTCCGGGCGCGGGGTGGGCATGGACGTGGTGCGCACCAACGTGGAGAAGCTGGGGGGCCACGTGGAGGTGGAGACGGAGGTGGGCCTGGGCACCACCGTGCGCCTTCGCCTGCCCCTGACCCTGGCCATCATCCCCTCCATGATCGTGGGGGTCGCCGACCACCGCTTCGCCATCCCCCAGGTGAACGTCGTGGAATTCGTGTGGGTCAAGGCCTCCGAGGTCACGGCGCGCATCGAGCAGGTGCAGGGCGCCCTGGTGCTCCGGCTCCGGGACAAGCTCCTGCCCCTGGTGCGCCTGGCGGACGTGCTGGGCATCCCCCGGGTCTTCAGCGATCCGGGCACCGGGGAGCGGCTTCCCGACCGCCGCGACGCCATCGCCGACCGGCGCGGGGCCGGTTCCCAGGAGGACGCCCGGGACCGGGACCGCAGGTCGGACTGGCGCAGCGACCACAACATCATCGTGCTGCGGGTGGGCAAGAACCAGTACGGCGTCATCGTGGACGAGCTGTTCGACATCGAGGAGATCGTCGTCAAGCCCCTCTCCACCTTCATCCAGGGCACCAAGTGCTTTTCCGGGGCCACCATCCTGGGCGATGGCCGGGTGATCATGATCCTGGACGCCGGCGGCCTCTCCTCCGCGGCCCAGCTGCACTTCTCGGACCTGCAGGCCGAGGAGCTCCGCCGGGCCGAGGAGGAGAGGCGCAGCGCGGCCCTCAAGGCCTCCCGGCGCCGGTCCGTCATCCTCTTCGAGGGGGCCCGGGGCGAGCGCTTCGCCGTGCCCCAGGACCACGTCCTCCGCCTGGAGCGCATCGTCCGGTCCCGGATCGAATTCATCGGCGAGCGCGAATACATCGAGTACCGCGGCGAGGGCCTGCCCCTGCTGCGCCTGGACCGGCATCTGGAAGTGCGGCCCCTGGACCGGAACCTGGAGGAGCTCTTCCTGGTCATCCCCAAGGTGCCCGGCCAGGATTCCACCGCCAGGCCCCCGGCGGGCATCCTCATCTCCGAGATCCTGGACGCCCTGGACGTGGAGGTGGAGCTCAAGCAGGTGGAATTCCAGGGGCCCGGCCTGCTGGGCTCGGCGGTGGTGCAGGACCACCTGACCCTGTTCCTGGACCCGGTGAACCTGCTGCGGGCCGCGGGCCTCATGGGAGGTGACGCCGCATGA
- a CDS encoding chemotaxis protein CheW codes for MTQFATFRVGERLFGLDILGVREIIRVSNITTVPRSEAHIRGLINLRGQIVTILDLSVRLGHEPAPVGDSSHIVILKQAAAIQAGGQTQGGTSDLMGLLVDAIGDVVEADAALAEAPPANLTDAEERFLSGVLKTDAGLLVLLNIPQLLSSN; via the coding sequence ATGACCCAGTTCGCCACCTTCCGCGTGGGGGAACGCCTGTTCGGCCTGGACATCCTCGGGGTCCGGGAGATCATCCGCGTCTCCAACATCACCACGGTTCCCCGGTCCGAGGCCCACATCCGGGGCCTCATCAACCTCCGGGGCCAGATCGTCACCATCCTGGACCTGTCGGTGCGCCTGGGCCACGAGCCCGCCCCGGTGGGGGACTCCAGCCACATCGTCATCCTCAAGCAGGCCGCCGCGATCCAGGCCGGCGGCCAGACCCAGGGCGGCACTTCCGACCTCATGGGCCTCCTGGTGGACGCCATCGGGGACGTGGTGGAAGCCGACGCGGCCCTGGCCGAAGCCCCCCCCGCCAACCTCACCGACGCCGAGGAGCGCTTCCTGTCGGGCGTCCTGAAGACGGACGCGGGCCTCCTCGTCCTCCTGAACATTCCCCAACTCCTTTCCAGCAACTGA
- a CDS encoding CheR family methyltransferase, which translates to MAAGTIQPSDFRLMRDYIEKNCGIVLGEEKAYLVETRLAGLLMETGCMDYGELYRRACGEAGTAMRDRIVDAMTTNETLWFRDGHPFEILRDVLLPELAAPLMAGLRFRIRIWSAASSTGQEPYSIAITIHEFCRNNPGVRPEQFEILASDISPSALYLARAGRYDAAALGRGMPDDLRARYFRQDGQVWVVDDAVKRMVTLKKFNLQDPLDALGRFDIVFCRYVTIYFSDIFKRQIFEGIARLTAQGGHFFTSAVENLQASDDLFAPIYHGSGTYYRSLKT; encoded by the coding sequence ATGGCCGCCGGGACCATCCAACCCTCCGACTTCCGCCTCATGCGGGACTACATCGAGAAGAACTGCGGCATCGTCCTCGGGGAGGAGAAGGCCTACCTGGTGGAGACGCGCCTGGCGGGCCTCCTCATGGAAACGGGATGCATGGACTACGGCGAACTGTACCGCCGCGCCTGCGGCGAGGCCGGCACCGCCATGCGCGACAGGATCGTCGACGCCATGACCACCAACGAGACCCTCTGGTTCCGGGACGGGCATCCCTTCGAGATCCTCCGGGACGTCCTGCTGCCGGAACTGGCGGCGCCCCTCATGGCGGGCCTGCGCTTCCGCATCCGCATCTGGTCCGCGGCCAGTTCCACGGGCCAGGAGCCCTATTCCATCGCCATCACCATCCACGAATTCTGCAGGAACAACCCCGGCGTGCGGCCCGAACAGTTCGAGATCCTGGCCTCGGACATCTCCCCCTCGGCGCTCTACCTGGCCCGGGCGGGACGCTACGACGCCGCGGCCCTCGGCCGGGGGATGCCCGACGACCTGCGGGCGCGGTACTTCAGGCAGGACGGCCAGGTCTGGGTGGTGGACGATGCGGTGAAGCGGATGGTCACCCTCAAGAAGTTCAACCTGCAGGACCCCCTGGATGCCCTCGGGCGCTTCGATATCGTGTTCTGCCGCTACGTCACCATCTACTTCTCGGACATCTTCAAGCGCCAGATCTTCGAGGGCATCGCGAGGCTCACGGCCCAGGGCGGCCACTTCTTCACCAGCGCGGTGGAGAACCTCCAGGCCTCCGACGATCTCTTCGCGCCCATCTACCACGGCTCGGGAACCTACTACCGGAGCCTCAAAACCTAG